The DNA window GGGCCGCGCGACCTTCGCGCCCCCAGCCCCACAGCGCGATGCGCTGGCCCTCAAGCTGCGAAATTCGCACGCAGTTGGTCCCACAGCGCAGGCGGGATGCGGTGCTCGCCTTCGGGCTGCAGCAGCGGGGCGATCTGCAGTTCGGCTGCGTCCAGCTGCGGGGCGATCTGGCGGTTGAAGCGCGCCACCAGCGCGTCCTCGCGCCACTCCGGCCGCTGGCCCAGTGCGGCCATCGCCGCGCGCGATTCGCGCCCTTCGCCCACGCATTCGAACGGCTTGTGGTCCTGGTATTCCAGCAGCGCGTCGAAACCGGCCGTCTGCGCCACGTCGTCCAGCAGATTGCGGCCGAAGATGTTCAGCAGGCGCGGCTTGGGCATGAAGTTGCTCAGCGCCAGGAACACGAAATGGCACTTGGGGCACATGCCGCACCAGCGATTGACCGGACGCTCGCCGAGGATGTGGAAGTTGCGATTGCAGCTGGAGAAATGCGCGTCGTAATGATCGGTCTTGGCGAACTGCCGCGCCACCGCCAGCTCGGACAGCGGCCGCAGCAGCGAGTAGTACGCCAGGTTGGCGGCCACATGACGCTGCACGTGCGCGCCGAACAGCGACTCGAACGCCCAGCCCTTGGACCACTGGTGGTTCACCTCGCCCGTGCCGGGGATCAGGCTGCCGTAGCTGGCCGAGCGCTCGTTGGAAAACACCACCTGGTCCACCCCACGCAGCAGCGCGGCCACCACCAGGATCGCCGAGTTGATCGCGGTGACCGGAATGTGGCCGTTGTAGGCGCCCTGGCGATTGAGCTCGAACAGTGCCGGCGCCAGCGCGCGGGTGATGTTGAGCGTCGGCAGGCCGGTGCGTGCGGCGCAGGCGGCGATCAGCTGCGAACCGCCGACCCAACTGACGGTCTGGGCTACGCCCGCCTGGCGCAGCGCCTCGATCGTCACCAGCGAATCCTTGCCGCCGCCGATGGCCACCAGCGCATGCGACGCCAGCCCCAAGGCGGGCGCTGGCGCGGTGTCGGCGGCCTCGCTGGCCGGAAAACGAATGCGCCCGTGCAGGTCCAGCCCGTTGCGGTAGGCGAACTCACCCAGGCCGTGGGTGTAGATGTCCTCCATCATCGCCGCGGTCTCCGCGCCGATGGGCTCGCCTTCGATCACCAGTTCCGGCGGCACGGCCGCCTTGTAGTAGCTGACGCCGGCGATCAGGTGCAGCAGGCGCAGCGCCCGCTGCACGGCGCGCGCGCGCGCGTCGTCCAGCGCGAACGGCGCGCCGGGAAAGCGCACCGTCTCCACCAGCTCCGGCCCTTGGTCGAAGGCGTAGCGCAGCCGTGCCTCGCCCGTGGCCGCATCGAAGTCGCAGCCGACGAAACGGAACTGTTTGACGCTCTCGCGCTGGAAGGTCCACTCAGACATCAATGATTGCTTCCTTGGGCAGCTCGCGCTGGTTGTAGGTACTGGCCATGCTGTAGCCGTAGGCGCCGGCATCGGCGATGAGCATGACATCGCCCGGCGCGGTCGCCACCGGCAGAACGCGACGGCGGCCGAACACGTCGGAGGACTCGCAGATCGGCCCGACCACGTCGAAGGTCGTCGTATCGGCCTCGTCCAGGCGGCTGAGGTTGAGGATGTCGTGCCAGGCGTCATACAGCGCCGGGCGGATCAGCGCATTCATGCCCGCGTCCAGGCCCACGCGGCGTACGCCGTCCTTCTCGATTACCTGCGTGGCGCTGGCCAGCAGGACGCCCGACTCGGCCACTAGGTAGCGGCCCGGTTCGATAGCCAGGCGGAACGCCGGATGCAC is part of the Pseudoxanthomonas sp. JBR18 genome and encodes:
- the murL gene encoding UDP-N-acetyl-alpha-D-muramoyl-L-alanyl-L-glutamate epimerase — translated: MSEWTFQRESVKQFRFVGCDFDAATGEARLRYAFDQGPELVETVRFPGAPFALDDARARAVQRALRLLHLIAGVSYYKAAVPPELVIEGEPIGAETAAMMEDIYTHGLGEFAYRNGLDLHGRIRFPASEAADTAPAPALGLASHALVAIGGGKDSLVTIEALRQAGVAQTVSWVGGSQLIAACAARTGLPTLNITRALAPALFELNRQGAYNGHIPVTAINSAILVVAALLRGVDQVVFSNERSASYGSLIPGTGEVNHQWSKGWAFESLFGAHVQRHVAANLAYYSLLRPLSELAVARQFAKTDHYDAHFSSCNRNFHILGERPVNRWCGMCPKCHFVFLALSNFMPKPRLLNIFGRNLLDDVAQTAGFDALLEYQDHKPFECVGEGRESRAAMAALGQRPEWREDALVARFNRQIAPQLDAAELQIAPLLQPEGEHRIPPALWDQLRANFAA